The Rickettsiales bacterium genome includes a region encoding these proteins:
- the radC gene encoding DNA repair protein RadC encodes MKFDDTEDIIEKTAKTAGVKPHYTGHRKRLRERFLASDPTSFADYELLELILFPAKPMGDVKPIAKSLISFFGSFGKVLHASPEELRKVDGVNEAAIVAIKVTRHAAERLLREEIKKKEVIKSWTQLLDYLKLNIGHNKNEVFHILFLNHKLELIADEKQQEGTIDHTSIYTREVVKRALELGASSIILAHNHPSGDVNPSKNDVEVTKLIINAAKPLGIAIHDHVIIGGNKYFSFKSKGII; translated from the coding sequence ATGAAGTTCGATGACACAGAAGATATTATAGAAAAAACAGCGAAAACCGCTGGCGTGAAGCCGCATTATACCGGACACAGGAAACGGCTGCGTGAGCGTTTTTTAGCTAGTGACCCAACAAGCTTCGCTGATTATGAGCTGCTCGAGTTGATACTTTTTCCAGCTAAACCTATGGGGGATGTAAAGCCAATCGCCAAATCTCTTATCTCATTTTTTGGTAGTTTTGGCAAAGTTCTACATGCTAGTCCTGAGGAATTGCGTAAAGTGGATGGTGTGAACGAGGCGGCAATAGTCGCTATAAAAGTAACAAGGCACGCAGCGGAGCGTTTGCTTAGGGAAGAGATAAAGAAAAAAGAGGTTATCAAAAGCTGGACACAATTGCTTGATTATTTGAAACTTAACATTGGGCATAATAAGAATGAGGTTTTTCATATATTATTCCTTAATCATAAGTTAGAGCTAATCGCTGATGAAAAACAACAAGAAGGTACTATAGACCATACTTCCATATATACTCGTGAAGTAGTAAAGCGCGCGCTTGAGCTGGGAGCTTCTAGTATTATTCTTGCTCATAACCACCCAAGTGGAGATGTTAATCCAAGTAAAAATGATGTTGAGGTGACTAAACTTATAATTAACGCGGCAAAACCACTTGGTATAGCGATACATGACCACGTAATAATTGGTGGTAATAAATATTTTTCTTTCAAATCTAAAGGAATAATATGA
- a CDS encoding mitochondrial fission ELM1 family protein: protein MKSCWGITDGSAGMVAQVKALALATDLPADMKVVKLKKIFGFLPNIIYSGRYNPLRRLFLPYILESSQILKEERPDIIISCGRRAALVAILIKNISPKTKTICIQDPQISAKNFDVVLAMRHDKIKGANVVKTLFALHSITPELLKDAALKFTPRFSSYRRPYLAVLIGGSTNKYKLNMETMRKFIEDLKLLHAKKSGSMLITPSRRTGKENVDMLKAEFSGNNNVYIYDGIEENPYMGMLALADEIAVSNDSVNMMTEAFATSKPVNIVEFAGHKNTKPARFAEMIKDHPPLMGDEMRNIADEVIKKLEN, encoded by the coding sequence ATGAAAAGCTGTTGGGGTATAACCGATGGCAGCGCGGGAATGGTAGCGCAGGTAAAGGCTCTTGCCCTTGCTACGGATTTACCAGCCGATATGAAAGTAGTAAAATTAAAAAAAATCTTCGGATTTTTACCTAATATTATTTATAGTGGTAGATATAACCCGCTTCGTAGGCTCTTTTTACCGTATATTCTGGAGAGTAGCCAAATATTAAAAGAGGAGCGTCCTGATATTATAATAAGCTGTGGTCGCAGGGCGGCTCTAGTTGCTATCCTTATAAAAAATATCTCACCTAAAACCAAGACTATATGTATTCAAGACCCACAAATATCCGCGAAAAATTTTGATGTGGTTCTGGCTATGCGGCATGATAAAATCAAAGGAGCTAATGTGGTTAAAACTCTTTTCGCTCTTCACAGTATAACACCAGAACTATTAAAAGACGCGGCGTTAAAATTCACTCCGCGTTTTTCTTCTTACAGGCGACCATATTTAGCGGTGCTTATCGGAGGTAGTACCAATAAATACAAGCTTAATATGGAGACTATGAGAAAGTTTATAGAGGATTTGAAGTTGCTTCATGCAAAAAAATCGGGGTCAATGCTAATTACTCCATCTCGTCGCACCGGCAAGGAAAATGTAGATATGCTTAAAGCGGAGTTTTCTGGTAATAATAATGTTTATATTTATGATGGAATTGAAGAAAATCCGTATATGGGAATGCTTGCGCTTGCTGATGAGATTGCGGTGAGTAACGATTCGGTAAATATGATGACAGAAGCATTCGCAACCAGCAAGCCAGTAAATATAGTGGAGTTTGCTGGACATAAAAACACTAAGCCAGCACGTTTCGCCGAGATGATAAAAGATCATCCGCCACTGATGGGTGATGAGATGAGAAATATAGCTGATGAGGTTATTAAAAAACTGGAGAACTGA
- the panC gene encoding pantoate--beta-alanine ligase, with protein sequence MIVTKNIDSLQQELLKLSQAGKTVALVPTMGALHLGHSSLINKAKEIADAVVVSIFINPRQFSANEDFNKYPKNIDSDIETAKSTGCDLIYAPDVEDMYSENFATSINTGEMGKSLCGQFRDGHFDGVATVVIKLLLRIMPHYAVFGMKDYQQLRIIERMVYDLDIPTEIISAPTIRDDDGLALSSRNSYLSDDERKIAPLLYKKLCEVAKLVKDDSEKTEDILSDAIKELSDSGFDVEYLKLCDAYSLEEIENWEENCRLFVAARLGSTRLIDNIEV encoded by the coding sequence ATGATAGTAACCAAAAATATTGATAGTCTGCAACAAGAATTGCTAAAACTATCACAAGCTGGGAAAACGGTCGCTTTAGTACCAACTATGGGAGCCTTACATTTAGGACACTCTTCTCTTATCAATAAGGCGAAAGAAATAGCGGATGCCGTTGTGGTAAGTATTTTTATAAACCCACGCCAATTCTCCGCTAATGAGGATTTTAATAAATACCCAAAAAATATTGATAGTGATATAGAAACAGCAAAATCAACAGGGTGTGATCTTATTTACGCTCCTGATGTAGAGGATATGTATTCTGAAAATTTCGCTACCAGCATTAATACTGGAGAAATGGGAAAATCTCTATGTGGGCAATTCCGTGATGGTCATTTTGATGGGGTGGCGACGGTCGTAATTAAATTGCTACTTAGAATAATGCCGCATTACGCGGTATTCGGCATGAAAGATTACCAGCAGCTACGCATTATTGAACGTATGGTTTACGATCTTGATATACCTACTGAGATAATATCCGCTCCAACTATTCGTGATGATGACGGCCTTGCTCTTTCCTCACGCAATTCCTATCTTTCAGATGATGAAAGGAAAATAGCTCCCCTACTCTATAAAAAACTTTGCGAGGTGGCTAAGCTTGTAAAAGATGACAGTGAAAAAACTGAGGATATTTTGTCTGATGCCATAAAAGAACTATCAGATAGTGGATTTGACGTTGAGTATCTGAAATTATGTGACGCTTACTCGTTAGAAGAAATAGAAAACTGGGAAGAGAACTGCCGTCTGTTTGTCGCGGCTAGACTTGGCTCTACTAGGCTAATTGATAATATAGAAGTCTAG
- a CDS encoding YfiR family protein, protein MLRNFLLYIIFLTCFCISSLTASYSQAAVNNEYAIKAAMITNMVRFVSWSDAYDKEGNNTIDVCVFGDNKLNDYGSVFEKSSFVRKQSAGGDKNFLLNLVEENNIFNIASHCRILFISKTEHKRTSDIISLLKDKPILTIGESSRFTDIGGMIEFTLNKDGNIKFVINKKASDKVGLYIDSLLLELAAKVIR, encoded by the coding sequence ATGCTGCGTAACTTTTTATTATACATAATTTTTCTAACTTGTTTTTGTATATCAAGTCTTACCGCTTCGTATTCTCAAGCCGCCGTGAATAATGAGTACGCTATTAAGGCTGCCATGATTACTAATATGGTGCGTTTTGTGAGTTGGTCTGATGCTTATGATAAAGAGGGAAATAATACCATAGATGTATGTGTTTTTGGAGACAATAAGTTGAACGACTACGGTTCGGTGTTTGAGAAATCATCATTTGTCAGAAAACAAAGTGCTGGTGGTGATAAGAATTTTTTACTTAATCTTGTAGAAGAAAATAATATTTTTAATATCGCGTCTCACTGTCGCATATTGTTCATAAGTAAAACAGAGCATAAAAGAACATCTGATATAATCTCATTACTTAAAGATAAACCTATTCTAACCATAGGTGAGTCATCTCGTTTTACCGATATTGGTGGAATGATAGAATTTACTCTCAATAAAGATGGGAATATAAAATTTGTCATTAATAAAAAGGCATCTGACAAAGTAGGTCTTTATATAGATTCTTTATTATTAGAACTCGCCGCTAAGGTTATAAGATAG
- a CDS encoding ATP-binding protein, with amino-acid sequence MRILKNISIKRRLNLIIMAVSSISIVLTTLSISIVGVYNLRSDLIKELDVSASIVGERNYAALVFGDAIAARENLTIFSVNKEVLKACLYKNTKDVLAGYEKESSNKSEDVGDSLKIECPSNIQSNIILRDGMIELTKPVIKNEEIVGYIYIKSTQEKINRYIEKQTGITLIVIIASLILSYLLAVRLQKNISEPILNLSDTALQVSTENSYSVRAKPLGDIDKEYNNELVILTNSFNNMLSEIEARDIQLKQQYSELEKAKDVAEGANRAKSQFLANISHELRTPLNAVIGFSSILMNQLFGPLGDQKYMEYAKDINNSGAHLLDIINDILDLSKAEAGKLDINYEEIHVGKAINKCITIMSDRAKKGKVTIDVNIPKMLPPLVVDRMRFIQILLNVLSNAVKFTPENGKVTVNVSNEITDDEVTKFIIQIIDTGIGMSKEEVTHAFERFGQVDSGLNRKYEGTGLGLPLTKKLIEVHNGSISFDSEPNKGTTVTLIFPALPPSDVDYDGK; translated from the coding sequence ATGCGTATCTTGAAAAATATATCTATCAAGCGACGCCTTAACTTAATAATAATGGCGGTAAGCAGCATATCTATTGTGCTTACTACTCTTTCTATATCAATAGTCGGTGTATATAATTTACGCTCTGACCTTATCAAAGAACTTGATGTTTCCGCTTCTATAGTTGGTGAACGCAACTATGCGGCTTTGGTATTTGGTGATGCTATAGCGGCAAGGGAGAACCTGACTATATTCAGTGTTAATAAGGAAGTATTAAAAGCCTGTTTGTATAAAAATACTAAAGATGTATTAGCCGGTTATGAGAAAGAAAGTTCTAATAAATCTGAGGATGTAGGCGATAGCTTAAAAATAGAGTGTCCTTCTAATATACAGAGTAATATTATTCTACGCGATGGTATGATTGAACTGACTAAACCGGTTATAAAGAATGAGGAGATAGTTGGTTATATTTACATAAAATCAACACAAGAAAAAATTAATCGTTATATAGAAAAACAGACAGGAATTACTCTTATCGTTATTATAGCTAGCCTTATACTCTCATATTTGCTTGCCGTGAGATTACAGAAAAATATTTCTGAGCCGATTCTAAATCTTTCTGATACCGCTCTTCAGGTCTCAACTGAGAATAGTTACTCAGTAAGGGCGAAACCACTTGGTGATATAGATAAGGAATATAACAACGAGCTAGTAATTCTTACAAATTCCTTTAATAATATGTTATCAGAAATTGAGGCAAGGGATATACAGCTAAAACAGCAATATTCTGAGCTTGAGAAAGCTAAAGATGTCGCTGAGGGCGCAAATAGAGCTAAGTCACAATTCCTAGCCAATATTAGCCATGAATTAAGAACACCGCTTAACGCCGTGATCGGCTTCTCATCAATCCTTATGAATCAGCTTTTTGGACCTCTTGGTGATCAGAAATATATGGAATATGCTAAAGATATTAATAATTCAGGAGCACATCTACTTGATATTATTAATGATATTCTAGATCTATCAAAAGCAGAAGCCGGTAAGCTTGATATTAATTATGAGGAAATACATGTAGGTAAGGCCATTAATAAATGTATTACCATAATGAGTGATAGGGCGAAGAAAGGTAAAGTTACTATTGATGTTAATATTCCAAAAATGCTGCCACCACTCGTTGTTGATAGAATGAGATTTATACAGATTCTGCTCAATGTATTATCAAACGCTGTAAAGTTCACTCCTGAAAATGGTAAAGTTACAGTAAATGTCAGCAATGAGATTACGGATGATGAGGTAACAAAATTTATCATTCAAATTATAGATACCGGCATTGGAATGTCTAAGGAAGAGGTAACACACGCTTTTGAAAGATTTGGACAAGTTGATAGCGGTCTTAACCGAAAATATGAAGGCACTGGTCTTGGATTGCCTCTTACCAAAAAATTAATTGAGGTACATAACGGCTCAATATCATTTGATAGTGAGCCGAACAAGGGGACTACGGTTACTCTTATTTTCCCAGCTTTGCCACCGTCTGATGTGGATTATGATGGGAAATGA
- a CDS encoding adenosylmethionine--8-amino-7-oxononanoate transaminase: protein MKLDDNHIWMPYTQMRIAPEPLRVASTHGCKLVLEDGRELIDGISSWWSACHGYNHPYIINAMRKQLEIMPHVMFAGIVHEQALNLASRLRAITPEGLNRVFFADSGSVAVEVALKICLQYWRNKGKPHKDRFVCFRDGYHGDTLGAMSVSDPEKSMHKAFRDSVIKQYVVAIPSDEYSFAEFDSLLSDMKGNIAGLIIEPLVQGAGGMKFHSADTLAEIYRMAKKHDILFIADEIATGFGRTGNMFACDEAGISPDIMCLGKSLTGGMITLGATLASDEIFSAFLSDRPEDAFMHGPTFMANPLACSAANASLDLFESEPRLHQIDAIEKQLIEELLPLKNLPTVVDVRIKGAIGVVQIDTQQIDVYALRQKFVENGVWLRPFRDVIYLMPPFTVSSEELSLLTNSIRELIG, encoded by the coding sequence ATGAAACTGGATGATAATCATATCTGGATGCCTTACACGCAGATGCGGATCGCGCCCGAGCCTTTGCGGGTAGCGTCTACGCATGGCTGCAAGCTAGTGCTGGAAGATGGGCGTGAGTTAATTGATGGTATTTCCTCGTGGTGGAGCGCTTGTCATGGCTATAATCACCCTTATATCATTAACGCTATGCGAAAACAGCTTGAGATTATGCCACATGTGATGTTTGCCGGCATTGTCCATGAGCAAGCTCTTAATTTAGCAAGCAGGCTTCGCGCTATCACCCCTGAAGGCTTAAACCGTGTGTTCTTCGCCGACTCTGGCTCGGTCGCGGTTGAGGTCGCGCTTAAAATATGCCTGCAATATTGGCGCAATAAAGGGAAACCGCATAAAGACCGTTTTGTCTGCTTCAGAGATGGCTATCACGGTGACACTCTAGGCGCTATGTCGGTATCAGATCCAGAAAAATCCATGCATAAAGCCTTCAGGGATTCGGTGATAAAACAATATGTGGTTGCTATTCCCTCAGATGAATATAGTTTCGCCGAGTTTGACTCCTTACTCTCTGATATGAAAGGCAATATCGCCGGTCTTATCATAGAACCTTTAGTGCAAGGCGCTGGTGGGATGAAATTCCATAGTGCTGATACGCTCGCTGAAATATACCGCATGGCGAAAAAGCATGACATATTATTTATCGCTGATGAAATAGCTACCGGCTTTGGGCGCACCGGAAATATGTTCGCCTGCGATGAGGCGGGAATCTCACCCGACATAATGTGTTTAGGAAAATCTCTTACTGGCGGGATGATAACTCTTGGCGCTACTTTGGCAAGCGATGAGATATTTTCGGCATTCCTAAGCGACCGACCGGAAGACGCTTTTATGCATGGTCCTACTTTTATGGCAAATCCCCTCGCCTGCTCCGCTGCGAATGCCTCACTGGATTTATTTGAGAGTGAGCCAAGATTACACCAAATAGACGCTATAGAAAAACAGCTTATAGAAGAATTATTACCGCTTAAGAATTTGCCTACGGTAGTTGATGTAAGAATTAAGGGAGCGATTGGGGTTGTACAGATTGATACTCAGCAAATTGATGTTTACGCTCTAAGACAAAAATTTGTGGAAAATGGTGTGTGGCTGCGCCCGTTTAGGGATGTGATTTACCTGATGCCACCATTTACTGTCAGCAGCGAAGAGTTATCGCTATTAACAAACTCTATAAGGGAACTTATAGGATAA
- a CDS encoding type II toxin-antitoxin system RelE/ParE family toxin, with translation MHKGLMVFFETGSTAGIQVKHAKRITNILALLNEAKAVQDMNILGYNLHQLKGNTKGLYSVKVSGNWRITFRFENGNAYIVNYLDYH, from the coding sequence ATGCATAAAGGTTTGATGGTCTTTTTTGAAACAGGATCCACTGCTGGAATACAGGTGAAGCACGCAAAAAGAATTACAAATATATTGGCACTGTTAAATGAAGCTAAGGCAGTACAAGATATGAATATTCTAGGCTATAACCTGCATCAGCTAAAAGGTAATACGAAGGGGTTATACTCTGTTAAAGTAAGTGGAAACTGGAGGATTACTTTTCGCTTTGAAAATGGGAATGCTTATATCGTTAACTATTTGGACTATCATTAA
- a CDS encoding HigA family addiction module antitoxin, producing the protein MRKKEYKSAASMHNPPHPGVILKDSIIDSLGLTVKEAATYLDVDRTTLSRLLNGHTAVSVDMALRLAKALNTSPDVWLGLQRAHDIWHAQNNIEMDLSNVKPFASVDTHVHS; encoded by the coding sequence ATGAGAAAAAAAGAATATAAATCAGCCGCCTCGATGCATAATCCACCACATCCTGGTGTTATACTCAAAGATTCAATCATAGATTCGTTAGGGCTTACGGTAAAAGAGGCGGCAACATATCTGGATGTTGACCGTACCACTCTGTCAAGGCTGCTAAACGGTCATACGGCAGTTTCTGTAGATATGGCACTGCGCTTGGCGAAAGCGTTAAATACTAGTCCTGATGTATGGTTGGGTTTGCAAAGGGCGCATGATATATGGCATGCACAGAATAACATTGAGATGGATTTATCAAACGTTAAGCCTTTTGCGTCGGTTGACACGCACGTCCATTCGTAG
- the bioB gene encoding biotin synthase BioB — MTTLRHDWQKDEIISLLNMPFNDLLFRAQTIHRENFNPNEVQISTLLSIKTGGCPEDCAYCPQSASADSGVKAEKLMEKEKILGEAKRAKDAGASRFCMGAAWRSPKERDMDNMVEIIKGVKSLGMETCATLGMLDAGQAHALKDAGLDYYNHNLDTSEEFYGEIITTRTYQDRLDTLANVRDAGMNVCCGGIVGMGEDLSDRAGLLQTLANLPKHPESVPINLLVQVKGTKLDNVKELDVFDFVRTVAVARILMPKSFVRLSAGREEMNEQTQALCFFAGANSIFYGEKLLTTANPAADKDKELFKKLGLEPLQIECKQQNYAA; from the coding sequence ATGACCACACTTAGACATGACTGGCAAAAAGATGAGATAATATCACTTCTTAATATGCCCTTTAACGACTTGCTGTTTCGCGCGCAAACCATTCACCGCGAGAACTTCAACCCGAATGAAGTACAGATAAGCACGTTGCTTTCCATTAAAACCGGTGGCTGCCCTGAGGACTGCGCTTATTGCCCACAAAGCGCTAGTGCTGATTCGGGTGTTAAGGCGGAGAAGCTGATGGAAAAGGAAAAAATACTTGGTGAGGCAAAGAGAGCGAAAGACGCTGGCGCATCACGTTTCTGTATGGGTGCGGCGTGGCGTTCACCGAAAGAGCGTGATATGGATAATATGGTTGAGATTATCAAAGGTGTGAAATCTCTCGGAATGGAAACCTGCGCTACTCTTGGAATGCTGGATGCTGGGCAAGCGCACGCTCTAAAAGACGCTGGGCTTGATTATTATAATCATAATTTGGACACCTCCGAAGAGTTTTACGGCGAAATTATAACCACTCGTACCTATCAAGACCGTTTGGACACGCTCGCTAACGTGCGTGACGCGGGCATGAATGTCTGTTGCGGCGGGATAGTCGGTATGGGTGAGGATTTGAGTGACCGTGCCGGACTACTGCAAACTCTTGCTAATCTTCCCAAGCATCCTGAAAGCGTGCCGATTAATTTGTTGGTGCAGGTAAAGGGAACAAAGCTTGACAACGTAAAAGAATTGGACGTATTTGACTTTGTGCGTACTGTCGCGGTCGCCCGCATCCTGATGCCAAAATCCTTTGTTCGCCTATCAGCGGGGCGTGAGGAAATGAATGAGCAGACACAAGCCCTATGCTTCTTTGCTGGCGCGAACTCCATATTCTACGGTGAAAAACTACTTACCACCGCCAACCCCGCGGCGGATAAGGATAAAGAGTTATTCAAAAAACTGGGGCTAGAACCATTACAGATAGAATGTAAACAGCAAAATTACGCTGCTTAA
- a CDS encoding AMP-binding protein, which yields MLKESVIRPALTFLLKKLYRIKIIGLENFEKTEGSTVIIANHQSFVDPLFLSVFLPDKVSFAMNVHQARKWYFRWIDLIISTYKIDPLAPMSLKTLINDVKNGGKIVIFPEGRITTTGGIMKIYDGTGKIIEKTGATLLPIYIDGTEYSKVSRMSKKLRTHFFPQVTINILPPQRFAEGGKRSSLAIYDILANARFLTSQYKTSIISAMLKSAGLNGMGSKVATDINRNMLSYRQIFTRSFILADKLAPRLDGQKNVALMLPNMLGALVSFTALQILGKTIAMLNFSAGEKSISHACNIAQINTIITSREFIEKGKLEKLIETLGQKYTVIYLEDIRHTITIGDKLKAAAKGFTVKSSLQQIISETDSNSPAVILFTSGSEGAPKGVALSHENILSNIYQANAVLDLTSSDILFNAMPVFHCFGLTIGMLLPLVRGVKLFLYPSPVHYRIVPEIIYDCDATIMLGTDTFFNGYARYAHPYDFYSVRMAVAGAEKLNESTRRLYADKFNVNIMQGYGVTEASPVISFNTLMNSKIGSVGRAFPQIECKLEPVSGLEYGGKLLIKAPNVMLGYMKADAPGEIQKHEGWYDTGDIVEIDDSGFITIVGRAKRFAKIAGEMVSLALAEDLAVHLHPEQAHAAISAPDERKGEHIILYSEHTDITKESLIAAAKEKGIPEIALPKKILHIAEMPRLGTGKIDYPELTRQHKEKLI from the coding sequence ATGCTAAAAGAATCAGTGATTAGACCAGCTCTTACTTTTCTGCTTAAAAAACTATATCGGATAAAAATAATAGGGCTTGAAAATTTTGAGAAAACTGAAGGTAGTACGGTTATAATAGCTAACCATCAATCTTTTGTTGATCCGCTTTTTCTATCGGTTTTCCTGCCTGATAAAGTATCATTCGCGATGAATGTACATCAGGCTAGAAAATGGTATTTCCGCTGGATAGACCTAATTATCAGCACTTATAAAATAGACCCGCTCGCGCCAATGTCACTTAAAACATTGATTAACGACGTAAAAAATGGTGGCAAGATTGTTATATTCCCAGAAGGTAGGATAACCACCACTGGTGGCATCATGAAAATATATGATGGGACTGGTAAAATAATAGAGAAAACCGGAGCTACTCTGCTTCCCATATATATAGATGGGACTGAGTATTCAAAAGTAAGCAGAATGAGTAAAAAATTACGTACTCATTTTTTTCCGCAAGTAACTATAAATATATTACCTCCGCAAAGATTCGCAGAAGGTGGGAAAAGATCATCACTTGCTATATATGATATTCTAGCCAACGCTAGATTCCTTACCTCACAATATAAAACATCTATAATTTCCGCTATGCTTAAATCAGCGGGACTTAATGGTATGGGTAGTAAAGTCGCTACAGATATAAATCGTAATATGCTTAGCTATCGCCAAATTTTTACTAGATCTTTTATTCTCGCCGACAAGCTAGCGCCAAGACTTGATGGACAGAAAAATGTAGCACTCATGCTTCCTAATATGCTTGGCGCTTTAGTAAGTTTTACTGCTTTACAAATTTTGGGTAAAACTATCGCTATGCTTAATTTTTCTGCCGGTGAGAAAAGTATATCCCATGCCTGTAACATAGCGCAAATAAACACTATCATCACCTCACGGGAATTTATTGAGAAAGGTAAGCTAGAAAAACTTATAGAAACATTAGGACAGAAATATACCGTAATCTATCTTGAGGATATTCGCCATACCATAACCATAGGTGACAAACTAAAAGCCGCAGCGAAAGGCTTTACCGTAAAAAGCAGTCTCCAGCAAATAATTTCCGAAACTGATTCTAACTCTCCAGCAGTGATATTATTTACCTCCGGCTCTGAGGGCGCTCCAAAAGGAGTCGCTCTTTCGCATGAGAATATACTTTCTAACATATATCAAGCAAACGCGGTTTTAGACCTTACCTCATCTGACATACTGTTTAACGCCATGCCGGTATTCCACTGTTTTGGGCTTACTATCGGTATGTTATTGCCACTAGTTCGTGGAGTTAAACTGTTCTTATATCCTAGTCCGGTTCATTACCGAATCGTGCCGGAAATAATATATGATTGCGACGCTACCATAATGCTTGGTACTGACACTTTCTTTAACGGTTACGCTCGCTACGCGCATCCGTATGATTTCTATAGCGTGAGAATGGCGGTAGCTGGCGCGGAAAAACTTAATGAAAGCACAAGAAGATTATACGCTGATAAGTTTAATGTGAATATAATGCAAGGTTATGGTGTGACTGAAGCTAGTCCGGTTATTTCATTTAACACCTTGATGAACAGTAAAATTGGCAGTGTCGGGCGAGCGTTTCCGCAAATAGAGTGCAAATTAGAGCCGGTGTCAGGGCTTGAATATGGTGGAAAATTATTAATAAAAGCACCGAATGTAATGCTTGGCTATATGAAAGCTGACGCTCCCGGTGAGATACAAAAACATGAAGGCTGGTATGATACTGGTGACATAGTAGAAATCGATGATAGCGGGTTTATTACCATCGTTGGACGGGCAAAACGTTTCGCTAAAATAGCCGGTGAGATGGTGTCTCTAGCTTTAGCTGAGGATCTAGCGGTTCATTTACATCCAGAGCAAGCGCACGCCGCCATCAGCGCTCCTGACGAGCGTAAAGGTGAGCATATAATATTGTATAGTGAGCATACAGATATAACGAAAGAATCATTAATAGCCGCCGCTAAGGAAAAAGGTATACCAGAAATCGCCCTACCTAAAAAAATACTCCATATAGCTGAAATGCCACGTCTTGGCACCGGCAAAATAGATTATCCAGAGCTTACTAGACAACATAAAGAAAAATTAATATAG